The Plectropomus leopardus isolate mb unplaced genomic scaffold, YSFRI_Pleo_2.0 unplaced_scaffold35908, whole genome shotgun sequence DNA segment ttgtgtgtgtgtgtgtgtgtgtttgtgtgtgtgtgtgtgtgtgtgtgtgtgtgtgtgtgtgtgcaggtgtttgtgGAGCTGAACGAGCTGGTGATCGACAGGAACCAGGAGCTGCAGTGGAGGGAGACGGCTCGATGGATCAAGtttgaggaggaggtggaggaggagacggagcgCTGGGGGAGGCCTCACGTCGCCTCCCTGTCCTTCCGCTCCCTGCTGGAGCTCCGAAAAACCATCTCGCACGGTGAAGAGGCACTCTGCTGCCCCCAGTGGAGGAACACTGACACTACACATCAACACTGTTTAAACAAATCATGCATGATTCTGTTTAATCCATCTCATATAAAAACCATAACAGATAGAGCATTCactctttttgcagcagaaagtgaaggcttccttcctctcttcatcacatcattacatcatgttttttaCGTGCTGTGCA contains these protein-coding regions:
- the LOC121938848 gene encoding anion exchange protein 2-like, translating into VFVELNELVIDRNQELQWRETARWIKFEEEVEEETERWGRPHVASLSFRSLLELRKTISHGAVLLDLKQRTLPGIAQQVVEQMVISDQIKAEDRANVLRALLLRH